The Narcine bancroftii isolate sNarBan1 chromosome 6, sNarBan1.hap1, whole genome shotgun sequence genome window below encodes:
- the LOC138736146 gene encoding mitochondrial import receptor subunit TOM20 homolog → MAGRTSAIAAGLCGALFIAYCIYFDRKRRSEPGFKHRLRERRKKQKLARQKAGLSQLPDLKDAEAVQKFFLEEIQLGEELLAQGDYEKGVDHLTNAIAVCGQPQQLLQVLQQTLPPPVFQMLLTKLPTISQRIVTAQNLVEDDVE, encoded by the exons ATGGCGGGGAGGACGAGCGCCATCGCGGCGGGGCTGTGCGGAGCGCTCTTCATCGCCTACTGCATCTACTTCGACCGCAAGCGGCGCAGCGAGCCGGGCTTCAAGCACCGACTGCGGGAAC GAAGAAAGAAGCAGAAACTTGCCAGACAAAAGGCTGGACTCTCACAG CTCCCAGATCTGAAAGATGCAGAAGCTGTGCAGAAGTTTTTCTTAGAAGAGATCCAACTGGGCGAAGAGTTGCTGGCACAAG GTGACTACGAGAAAGGGGTGGACCATCTTACAAACGCTATTGCTGTTTGTGGACAGCCTCAACAGCTCTTACAGGTTCTGCAGCAGACCTTGCCTCCACCTGTCTTTCAGATGCTGCTAACCAAGCTGCCAACCATTAGTCAG AGGATTGTGACTGCACAGAACCTGGTTGAAGATGATGTGGAGTGA